In the Necator americanus strain Aroian chromosome X, whole genome shotgun sequence genome, CTTTATTTCCTCTCGGATATTCCCCGGATTCAACTAGGTCAACATCTCCTACTGGATCGTTGGCTTCTTCTTCCCATGCTGGTCCAAGGATACTGTATGAAGTACCTGCACGTCGTAAACCAGTAACACTTCAGGATCTTGAATCTATGGAGAGATTTAAAGCGGAGAAACAGGTAAGTTTACGAGGGAAATATGATGTTTTAGTGTATTCTATTCCAGAAACGGACGATGCTTATGTGTTTTGTCATAATCGAACAAATACTCAATACCAGATCTTCCAATGTGTTTGGTGTTGGAAATTCAAGGCGATAACCACGATTATAGTTCGTTCACTTTTCCATTCTCCTCAAAAGTTGCTGTTTATTTTCCAGatacgtttttttaaaggtaattGGAGATGAGTTTCTTTCGGATCCATGTAAACTGGATCATGTTTGCATTCCAGTTAATAAACTTGAAGATAGATTGGAGAGAATTACTCATAAGGTAATCGTATTATTACTGTTTTAGTATCAgaatatagaaatatttttgaaaaaaaaactatctttaTTCAGTGGTTGATGGAACTGCGAGAGAAGACGAAATCGTGCAAAAGTTCACCCAAGAAGGAATATAGACGTTTTCTAAAATGGCTTGGAGAAAAATCGGATGAAGGTGACTAAAAAATTAACTGACATTGATACTTTGACTATAAATGACGCCAGCATTTTTTAGAGGATAAAGTTAGGAAAACACTGTTAAAAATTCATCGACGATCGGGCGGATTCAAGGAGCATCAGAAGTTGTTTTCGAGGTAGACCTACTACTAAGGATTACATTTTCCAGAACTGTTATGTGCagtctttttttatataacgGGGAAAAGTATTAAAGGTTTTGCAAACCGATGAAACAATCGCGAGGAGTTAGAGTTAGAAAATATCAATGGGTTCTGCCACAATCCCTTCAaggtatatttttttaaatggatttATCCACATTTTGAGCAATCACTGCAGAAATTTACTGGATCTCATTTCAGATGAGACAGAATGGGAATTTCTCACGGATTTTGATGGTAGTTTCGGGCATAGGAAAATGGTATGAATTTCACACTGATATTTCTGCTTCTCCTTGTAATCTCAGCCTGTATTTCAGAGAACAGCGAAATATCCGGAAGAAATGACCGGAATCAGTACAGAAGAGAAATTCTGGGGATCATATTGAAAGCATGTTCTTAATAGCAAATAGTTTGTTTATATAGATAATATATATAGTTGTCATTTATAGTCCAAAGAggataaatatttttctaagcaTACTTTTTGAATGAACTCGGATAGTCGAAGTGCGTTTGCAACTAGAATACCAAACTAAAAATTAGTACTAAACTGAAAAGTTACGCTAAAACAAGCTGAAGACGTAAATATTGAGTTGAGCGATGGTGTCTTGTATAGGAACCATTGAAAAAGTTGTTAGAGAATTAagtaaaattgtattttttaaggTGTTTTTACAAAGTGAAATCCACTTATAAATGAACTAAAAACTAGATCTTAAAATCCAAAGACTAGTTAGTTAAGAACCAGGAGTTACTCATAGCTAAGAACCTGAAGTTGATGTCAGTAATTCCAGGGTCTATACTTCAAGGATTGTATGATTAGGAATTGAGTGATGAAAGTAGATCTGATTTAGCCTCTTTCTGAGACACATAAATGCTGGACATCAAAGATAAACTCTCACagtgaaaactttttttttattcctacaAAAATTTATCATTATAATTAAATGTGGTTTCGGtgtagaaacaaatgaaaacatttAAGCAGGATTCATTTTAAAAGTAATCAGATTACTTGTAATGAATTGTAATCGGttgcaaatttttatatttatttatttaaagcagcgtatcatgaaactgGTTCGAAATCCCTGGAAAAACGCTGAGCttgagttgtagattatggaaacgagCCTGACTCCTCTCAtctttcctaatcgtcgtaaaagtTGTATGGAAAACACCgatctttcctacgaaatcagctgCAACGCGCCGCCTTtatgagcgagcggtcgaagattaagGAGGTGTCTTCACCACCCTATTCatgtaaaacaaatgaataggctgcagAGTGGACCGGAACGCGTACAACGGTGCTCGAAGGGAATGGGATGAATAGGGGGATTTAAGCTGGATCACGCTCattttcataatctacaactcgaCTTCTACGCTTTTCTATTCCGATTTCCGTAACACGTCAATTtcctgatacgctgcctttaacggcatcaccccacgaatctagggtggtacggatttaaaggcatcaccccacgaatctggagtggtacggattttcggtggagcattcgtatacggggttgtagattatggggaggaggatgattccgcccatttcttcctaattgctgtagaaaacggcccgaaagatacggcttcgagcgtttcagcgcactattttccacaaagagttcgattggagcgcgccagcgctgtgcggcgcagcatcttccgggcagttttttacggcaattaggaagaaatggacagacccacacccctctccataatctactatcccgtatacggatacccttcctgaaatctgcaccacctcagatttgtgataTGCTGTTAAGGTGGGCAGTGCCTATAAGAGGTCGTTGAATGATGGGCaggaaggtgattctgtccatttctttcttattgccgtaaaaaacggttcggaagaCGCGGAGCCGCagagggctggcgcgctccaatcgaactccttgcagaaaatagcgcgccgaaacgctccaAGTCGTATCTTTAGGGCCGTTttatacggcaattaggaagaaatgggcggaatcacagccctctccataatctacgatctcgtatacgaatactccatctgtaatccgtatcacctcagattcgtgaggtgatgcctttaatttaacGTAGACAACCGCAAAGTAAACCCCTGTGGACGTACATCCAAGAGCGTTAAGAACATCCACGAACAACATCTTTTAGAGCTTTAAATCACTTACATTTAAGTTGCGTGATAAAGAAACGCGAACATGTTGAAATTATATTGACCCGTCATCCAGAAATTGCTTCATAAATCCGTATTACAGCaagcctttttcttttcctagcCATTTCAGTTCTCCTAGCAGTAATAAACTAATCACTTACATATGGTACAAAATTCTAAACTACTAACAAATTTCTTCTGTCGATTTCCACATGTTTCGAAGAAGTAGAGAGCATCTATTTAAATTGCATATTTAGAAAGAaccgaattttctggaatatgcTTTCTTCCATAGCGATAAAGAACGAAAACACATATAGAATACGAATCAGGAGTTCCCGTTTTCTTTGGGGTAAATTTCATTTGTCCATCATCTACGTCCCCTTGTAGGCATTGCCCACCttgaatccgtaccactccagattcgtagggtgatgccttccaGTCGAAACCCAGTTTGACCTCCCGCTTTTAGGCAGAGGCGTCTATGTCGCGTTCAAACATTGGATTGACTTGGAATCGAAATCTGGATCAAATTGAtacttccttgttttttttccacaaagtagcaatattttctctttgcaCTTTACAAAATCCGTAATTTACCTCTTCATAGTTAtactttttgcattttcaaacGTTTCACTTCACTTCTACTCGGTAAAAATTGTTAATATATAACACTTCATATCATCAAATcgttttctgttgttgttgattgtttgtttttgaaaccCAATGTCTTATGTTTGGAGTCTGTGGAATTTCTAGATAAATTTCGATctgctgcagaaaaaaaatgagttttcaaAATGATCCATGCAGTTGCTGGCGGTCGACAGCTATTGATTTGGATCCATCGATAGCTGTTGATCAGTGTTCAGTTTCTGTTCTCCATTCtcttattaaaaattaaaattgtggAGAAAAATACAGGAGTAAATGTTTTTACTATGTACGTAGCACATATGCTGATTCAATTACGTTTTTAGAAGTCATAGTGGGTCCCACGGATTTATCATACGCTCTAAAATGAAGcagttaaaattttttcttcttcaagaagTTCTAATTTACAGTACCATGAGAGCAATGATGAAAATGACGTGGAAAACAGAACCAAAAGGAATATCTGTATAAAAGATCACATAAGTAAGATGAAGTTATCAATAATCAGTGTATGGAAACATTTTGGTGACCtacttttagttcttttttactttatttttttcttgctttttttacttctttggaTGAACTATGAATTTGTAATCGTCGTAGCTACTTTTTCCACTCTTTGTACGATTTTTCCTTGTTAAAATGATCAGTAGAGGTAATTTTTCTAATGCTTACATATTcgtgttttactttttctatGAAAGTGCTTACAAGTATGCATTGTTTTCCGTGATGTTTCAGGATTTCTTGTCTAACTCTTTGACCTGAAATTCCATGTACAGAACTATCTagcttaaaattaaaataggaAGTAGTTATGAGGAAATCATGCTCGTtaaattcgttctttttttttgttttgaaggtCACCAGCGGGAAATATAAATTGCTGGATGTCTAGGCGGCCGGcacgaaaataaatatttcaaattccCGGTATGGCTTCAACGTTAGTCAGCTCATATTTAGCGTGATTGATTTGTTGGTAGCTAGGTAAAACCGATTACACATATGCAAATGAGgggataaataataaataacttttttttgtgtatggCTGCAGAGATAAACGTTTACATATTTCGTTTTGTCAGCACACTTgccttatttttttgtatttcttgtGAATTATTTCCACATCCGTAGAAGCACTATTTCTGGATCGACAAGTGGAAATTTTAGGAGTCACTACGTTATGTGCAAAATTCACAAtctctattctattctattttcttagGTGAGGTAGAGAGAAAACTTTCGTCTGGAATGCGAAATGATGAGATGGGATTATCAATCGAAGCGGAAGTCCGACGACTTCGTTCTCCGGAAACTTCTGCAAGCGATTGAGAATCCTTGACATCGTTTACTTTGATAGACTCCCTGGAGAATAAATCCACTTGATTCGTTGGAGACAAtttcgttattttctttttttttaaatttttttttgtgtttgttttttattaatttacccgctcatttcctcattttctgttactttttcgtggtcatattttttctttttcttatgtttctatttttgtttgatgttacctatatttttattctgaatctcctcatttttcattctaaatATGATATTTACTGCGTTCATTCAATTGCGACTACTTCTGTTTTTTATCTGATCGTGTTTGAAAAGTGGTGGGCACCAATCATGCAGactaagataaataaaaaaagataaatttttcaaacggGACCCGTTTTCATGTTCTACAGAGACCGCATGTGTAGATAATACTTTTTTTGGTGCGGCAAAAGCGCTTACATACATAGTGAAAATTTAAGGGGGGAGATGAaaagcaaatagaaaaaaaaacgggagaaaagaaacagaaatggTTAATTCGCAGAATTTTTGACAAATTACCCCTTGAAAGGATAAAGCGCAAGGTGTCCATCAATCCCTTGGGGGATCTGCCACTCCGTTCACTTCAGTCGACtcttttgaggttcacgagTGTGTGTCTAGCTCGAGTctatgtatcaagtcagtttttttttcattctcccataaaagtctggcaccaatttattgatcccggagagatgaaggaTTTCGCGGCTATAGGcgatttcaaaccatcgacctGGCAGTCATAGCGgagcctcttaccgactgcagtACACCTgccaagctttttttttctccagatgTTTCTAAgtatttgttttcctctttatCCTTGGTTTTATCCAAagctttttcaaaatcttcttctgTTACCGACTGCAGTACACCTgccaagctttttttttctccagatgCTTCTAAgtatttgttttcctctttatCCTTGGTTTTATCCAAagctttttcaaaatcttcttctgGAGCTTTTACTCGCACCTCCTACTTTTTATTACAGTCATCACTACCTTGAATACATAAGCTTATGTTATATATGCGTAGCTCATGCCTAACAGATCCTTGAAGCATATGAGAATTTGCAACGTGTCCTTTTGTATCCACTGAAATCCATAGTTCTATCCATGGTGTCATGGAAGACGTGTTCatgtgttttctcttttttgctgaGTTTTTCCTGATTCTGGATCGAATGGGAAAAGTGCAGCCCTTGAATGTATTAGCTGAAAGTAGTAGAGTCTTATCATTCTCATCTCTCATATCTCCTTTAGtccttttttcattagttATGATAATGATTTTTCATACGATAAGGATTCATAATTTTGATTCCACTGAATTTAGCAGGAATATTCGATAATCTAGTAAAACTagtttagaaaataatttcaaacattGATAATTAAGGAATTAAATCTACTGTGGAAAGAAGGtacattgtaaaaaaaaagaagaaatattattattagaagCAGATGTTATTTACAACGAATATAGAGATCATATCGTATCATATTGCCTTTTTCGTGATTCCTTAAGATTTTTGGTTCGCTGCTCGTTGAGTAACAATTTTGCAGATGATACTGAGGTAAGGGATCCTAAAGTAAATTTTACCTCCTCTCTCATATATCATCCACTTCCTCGTATTACTAGGAAGTGTTATTCTACATTCgctaattatatattatatgtcTATTACTTGTACGGTAAAAATGTTTCTAATAACGAACAGATAATGTTCTACGTTTTCAAGGTAGAGGATCGCTTAAAGGaagcattccacgaatctgatgtggtgagggaatccgcgaaaaaagctagagacggagttgtagattgctcCGGGATCCGGAGTAaatccgctcatctctttctattcgccgtgaaaaaaaaaatacgtggAAATCGCCGTAGTTTccacgaggcacgttagaatgCTCCTCTATGCGCACGTTCCGGAAACCGTTCACTtctggacgcggcgcgtgcacaagagagccgcgttgcaactgaaatcgtcataAAAAAGGGGATCTTTCACGCAGCTacttaggacgattaggaaaagatgagcggaaccacctctgattccGCAATTCACAATTCCATCCCCAGCTTTTCCTGAGGATTCCCTCACGGCGttagattcgtgatatgctgcctctaacCGCAAAAACGTTGGATAACTAATAATAGACGAGCGAAACAGCTTACGTGTGCGATCACATCCATATTAAATCCAGGCTTAATCGGGGTAATACACCAGATCGACCAGTGTTTACCGTGGAAACTTTGTTAAGTACTTGCCTCTGGAAGATTACCCAATCCATAACACTTTAACAGTTAACGCATTCAATGAGAACATAATTTCTCAAATACATTAATTTTTCGCACAATTTGTGTGCAAATATGACTTTTACAGGGAATGTTTTTTGATCCTAAAACTGAAAACCCTTTACGACGCATAGACGcccagaatttaaaaaaaataatatcagGATTATGTTGATCATAAGTATGTACAACATCCATTTTCGCCCTCTAGCGACAATGTACGGTAAGTGCATACTTAAAATATGTCGACAAAATACAATCacactcagttttttttcgaatcagtCTTGTGAGCTCTCCTAAAAATTACCTGCTTTGGTTCAATAATGAAACTCACTTTAGATAGTTCAGTTTAATGCTATCCACTGTCAGGATAAAACAAAATCTCCACTCGACCGAATATTGTTTTCTAAAACAAACACGAATTTTGTTATCGGTAAGATGCAAGAGAATCCAAACACCTCCCCCCAGCTACTGTCTTCCGGAAGTCCTTTTTCATTAAATCAGTTCCTCTCGCTTCTTCTAATCCTCGAGATGGCTGAAAATATCCAGAGAAGAGATGCCTTACGTCCAACACTTCGTCGACGCTACTTTTTAGCAGACCATTTCTTTGTTACAAGGGGAAATTGCTCAAACATATAGTCACACCCTATCAGGAATCTCTGTATCTCTTCTCCGGAAGAGGAAAATGAGCTGCGCAACGTTATAACATAATGGTGTACACATATTAGTTCAAGGATTTTCTTGTTTGCAGTCTATTCTTGACCACTGTAAGTGTATTACATGAAAATTTTACTTTGATTCAAATGATTTCGGAAAATGCTACGAAAATAAAGCAGGATAATTCGGTTTCAAATCGAATTCTTTTTAAAGAGCATATTTTTTGCATTACGGATCGATTGTCTCACCGTCATATCCCGATTCCATCATTAAATATAAATGTGCCTTAAAAAAGTCACAAAGGCCTTTTATCTTgctggagatggtgctacccggCAAGCACgacatccctctcgaagatccaacgtagtggatagcccagaaaagatccctttctgtttaccttatatatctgatgatttgagcagagcggtactgagctgtctacgaaaagcgagtctagagaatgacgtgagggttgtggaaataacTCCAGCGAAGCTGGTCAGCTCGACAACTCCCaactgcgtggtttgcccgtatggcagagaaggtgaatgcatggtatcaggagtagtattgtatcacgtgcaggttgtgcggtgacgattatatagggacGTCCTCTGTGTAtcagggtcaaggagcatctagatggactcgtaaaatctaaaaccttcaccccacttggagcacaccgtagaatataccatccaaactccgaagtagaggtagaagttcgtatattatcctgcgagtccgagatcacagcacgcagaacagtAGGGGCCTTTTGGacaaccgccaaaagtccaaaaatggacaagaaggatgagcgcattgctatcacaaacgagttatccccatatcaagacctatgaggattttgatctacggggccggccgtgaggtccctatataaaacccttgtgactcatagtaGTGGTATGTGGTGGTATGTTGCGTTACCGGGACTAAccaatgaggtaagcactaaccaatgtgttgctgtttgagtttgcatATCGtctggatgctttctgtagggtgatgaggcgcttgagaggataaatcactaatggctttgatttttccaggctctgacgaaggcgatagcgccgaaacgttagccgttgtttaataaaggcgatcaataccaatcttggctacagctcaaaaaaatcaatttaaaactacgtttcaacatgccgagattcaaagacagtcgaacatgggcagtGCCTTTTATCTGTTTAAAATAAATGTACTTTATAAACTAATATATTTGCCGGTACTCTACAAATTAACAGGAATTTATCACTTGGCAACCATAATcgactttcaattttttgcctTCATCGGTGTGTAAGGATTAAATATTTCTCGATAATACATATTCAAGATGACTCCCTTCATCAAAATTTGATGTATTCTGCGAGCACAGAAAAAGTACAGGAAAAGGACAACTTCAAGAATATGTGGGAATCCTAGGAAGATTTTGGAAAGTAAATATGTCATTATAATATCTCCTTCATAAAGTAATAATAGCGTTGGTAAGCTTGATGCTGAGAGCCAATTTCTTGGAATTAATGAAATTTCTATTGAGATCTGTTCCCAGAAAGCACTCCATTGATTTTCGGGACGCCGGTCACACTCCTATATCGCAGTCAGGTGCttaattaagaaataattgaattgcTTTATATGATCATTGAAAGCCATAGTATTAAATTCTTTATGAGTATTATATTTAGCGGGATGTAGGAGTATTAAGATCCATTAAGGACAGAGTTTAGACTTTCTACGTCACGGATTCCAAGAAAACAACTAATGAAGGCCGGCACTAAAAGGAAAGGATATACTTCtcggagaggaaaaaaaccttagtGCATTATGGCGTAATTCGCATGTATACTTCATTAAAAACCAAAAGGAATCAGGAAAAGGTAAAAACTGATGGCAAgtgaagtgattttgaatcGTGGATTTTATTACATGGTGTTGATATTTTTGGTATTATTATCACCTAATGAACATTTTTACCGATATTATTAATagaattctttaaattttcatgTGTGAAATGCCGTATCAAATTTGTTGTTACCAGATCAGCGCTTATTTTCATTCGTCCtctccaatttttgaaacgaGTCTAAGATCCTGAACGGttcaatggatttttttccgcaaaCTTTTGCGGCTCCGGATGCTAGTGTCCCGTGCCCTGCATCGGAGGCTTACTGATGAGTGGGTCCCGGCACCGGAATCCTAACACCCTAAGGACAGGACAAAGTTGGGTACCAGATTAGAGTGTATTCGCACGAAGAAATGGTAGCCACTAGAGTTGCGTCCGGGCTCGATGCTTCACGCGCAGCCTCACAGAGACATCTGCTAGGAGGCCCTAGGCTATCACCACACCTTCGCGTGGTAACACTGGCCGGTGCCCACGCTCACGGCCGGGTTGTTTCACGGTTTCTTTGTGGCATCGATGTGCTCGACTGCATACAGTGCGCAGCGTGTTATTACTCAGCCTTCATCCCTCTATTAATATTCATACTACAGTGTAAAAGACAGCCACCTATCCTCCAACTACGGTCCAAGCGAATGCAAAACCCTCGGAGTGTGAGCAAAGCATGGATGCAGGAGCGTGTGCTCCACTCACCCAGACAGTCCCGGTTACCTCCAGCTCGCGGCGGCTCCTCTTGCTACTTCTCAATCTgatggtactgctcgaaagtTTCCCCTGTTACTTCTTCCGCTTACTTCCATCCCTTTTCCCCGCTCCGCTCGGTCACCCAGGAATAGCTCGAATGATTAACAAAATGTGAAAGTGCGGCTCTTATAGAGTTAAAAATGGGCGGAGCGAAAAACGCGCGCAATGTAGGAGCGCTGCAGGACCTCGTCGTGCCCACGCCGACGGACCCTTTAGGAGGGATGTAAAAGAGTCGCATCGAATCTGCGACACGAACCAAATCCTGCCACATCTTGTAGagtgaattttttccaaatcacaAATGAGTTTTAAACTATTCCTTCCTGTTAATTACCACTGTGGAACACCTCAATATAATTCCATTCAAAAATTACGAGTTGAcatattcttcataattgtgGGCTTTTCAGTAATAGATGGGATTTAGTGATTCCTGTTAAGCGTAGTATCTCTAACACATTGTAGAAACTATAGAAACActttaaaatatatttattcttgaaaaattagCAATTAAGATATTGTTCGGTTGGAAGTAATGACGACTACTATGTACTACAGAAAGTCGTAGTAGAAGAAACTAAAAGTCATTAATATAAAATTGGACCTTTCATCTACGTTCCGAAGaacaatattatttttaaaaaaaatgtagaataaaaaaaacttctgtaaTTCATGTATTCAAGCAAGTTTCAGCCTAGTGGATTTTCTTACAATTCAGAATCAGATTTTGAGTGAAACACagatttttgtagattttttctaGCATTTCTGCAACAACACGAGTATATATTGTTAACTAATTTGAATGTTATTCtaattattatcatttgtAGATTACGGTTGATAACTACAGTAATGAAGATATTTTGATGTTGTTCAGCTTATCTCATACATTGTTCCGTAAATGAATAGATGTCTGGGTTGTGATGCGTTTCGTTAATgcattgttttgttattttcaataTCATTTAATAccgttgacattttttttcttcgtaaagAATAACCAAATACGTATGCAGATTAGTCCAATCATCATTATTACTAAGAAATAGGTAAGAAAAAGTAGTGTcacgttttcttcttgatcCCCATC is a window encoding:
- a CDS encoding hypothetical protein (NECATOR_CHRX.G21661.T2), which encodes MSSKKAQNANKSMGSRTVTVEYESTTKPGKFKRFLLAQEEDSNRYYRVSSPKLCSPRKTSIFSSSSPYPSESPIGSSDAEDVSEIRCTSPPLSRDSPWYRIPLFPLGYSPDSTRSTSPTGSLASSSHAGPRILYEVPARRKPVTLQDLESMERFKAEKQVSLRGKYDVLVYSIPETDDAYVFCHNRTNTQYQIFQCVWCWKFKAITTIIVIGDEFLSDPCKLDHVCIPVNKLEDRLERITHKWLMELREKTKSCKSSPKKEYRRFLKWLGEKSDEEDKVRKTLLKIHRRSGGFKEHQKLFSRFCKPMKQSRGVRVRKYQWVLPQSLQDETEWEFLTDFDGSFGHRKMRTAKYPEEMTGISTEEKFWGSY